From the Williamwhitmania taraxaci genome, the window TTGCACTTTCGGAGAATTTCATCTCCTTTGCTAAGTTTTTTATCGTCAAACCACCAACTCCTGAAGTAGTCAGAATTTTACTTGCAGACTCAATAATCTCAAGTTGTCGAGGTTTAATGTCCACACTGTTAAATTTTGTCATTTATGTGTTAAAATTATTATTCTGCAATATAAACCTTTGATTTTAAAGAACTTTCGTCAAAGCAGTAGGACGTGGTGCTTTCACAACCAGAATCCCAGCGGCTTTGTCTGTTTCATTACTAATACTATGAACAACATTAGCAGGACTTTCCACTAATGATTTTGCTTCACATTGAATACTTTCCTCCCCGATATGAATTGTTGGAAGTCCTTCAACAATAAAGAAGAAAACATCTACTGGAGTTTTGTGTGGCTTTAAACTTTCGCCAGGCTTTAAAGTAATAAGCATTGCCTGTGCCGATTCTTTATTATACATCTCTCTTACATCTACCTTGTGAGGTGTATCTTTCAGAGCCTGATCTTGGAATTTAGTGATTTTCATAATTAAAATTTTAAAGTTAGTGATTATTCACTCTGCAAATATACGGGTATTCTTTTCCCTATTCCAAATTTTTTAATGTTTTATTGACGAAAAAAATCATACATATAATAATCAAGCACTTAAAAAATATTGGAACTATTGGAACTTGGCTGAATCTCAA encodes:
- a CDS encoding cupin domain-containing protein, which codes for MKITKFQDQALKDTPHKVDVREMYNKESAQAMLITLKPGESLKPHKTPVDVFFFIVEGLPTIHIGEESIQCEAKSLVESPANVVHSISNETDKAAGILVVKAPRPTALTKVL